In Luteibacter mycovicinus, a genomic segment contains:
- a CDS encoding acyloxyacyl hydrolase, protein MRSSRFALGALAAFSLAAAAFPAAAETHLEVQGGRSYMDDYGTNAFFVESVFDARQMGQSWFTWSPDVSIGYIKGRDIGRYENSHPGVTSNVWVGAAGARFHYGSEGDWYRPFFFSFQVAGTAGGRTQALSSGYEFVSTLGWQYKNVSFQVRHISNGSFQEPNRGETMALVGIGFDI, encoded by the coding sequence ATGCGCTCTTCCCGCTTCGCTCTCGGCGCCCTCGCCGCGTTCTCCCTCGCCGCCGCGGCCTTCCCCGCAGCGGCCGAAACCCACCTGGAAGTGCAGGGGGGCCGCAGCTACATGGACGACTACGGCACCAACGCTTTCTTCGTGGAGTCCGTGTTCGACGCCCGTCAGATGGGCCAGAGCTGGTTCACCTGGTCCCCGGACGTCTCCATCGGCTACATCAAGGGCCGCGACATCGGCCGCTATGAGAACTCCCATCCCGGCGTGACCAGCAACGTCTGGGTCGGCGCCGCCGGTGCCCGCTTCCATTACGGCAGCGAAGGCGACTGGTACCGCCCCTTCTTCTTCAGCTTCCAGGTCGCGGGCACCGCCGGCGGTCGCACGCAGGCGCTGTCGAGCGGCTACGAGTTCGTCAGCACGCTCGGCTGGCAGTACAAGAACGTCAGCTTCCAGGTCCGTCACATCTCTAACGGCAGCTTCCAGGAGCCGAACCGTGGCGAGACGATGGCGCTGGTGGGTATCGGTTTCGATATCTGA
- a CDS encoding DHA2 family efflux MFS transporter permease subunit, translating into MSTEFRPPNLALSTVGLSLATFMQVLDTTIANVSLPTIAGNLGVSSNQSTWVITSFAVSNAIALPLTGFLTRRFGETKLFVWATLLFSLASFLCGIAQSMTMLIVFRAIQGAVAGPMYPITQSLLISIYPPAKRGMALALLAMVTVVAPIAGPILGGWITDNYTWPWIFFINVPIGIFASFVVANQMKGRPEVTEKPKIDYVGLITLIIGVGALQVVLDKGNDEDWFSSTFIVVTAIIAAIGLAVFLIWELTDKDPIVNLKLFRHRNFAMGTLCLVLAYAAFFAIGLLVPQWLQRNVGYTSTWAGLAAAPLGIIPVILTPFVGRYAHKFDLRVLASGAFIVMGATCFMRSDFYLDINFYSVAMVQLIQGLGVALFFMPVLSILLSDLQPREIAAGSGLATFLRTLGGSFAASLTTFLWDHRAIVHHERLAENFTPFNPTTQDALTQIGRGDPQYAVSSVNAMITNQAYQISFNEVFYLLGFVFVALIFVVWLAKPPFAAKAGPAASGH; encoded by the coding sequence ATGAGCACCGAATTTCGACCGCCCAATCTGGCGCTGTCCACGGTCGGGTTATCGCTCGCTACCTTCATGCAGGTGCTCGACACGACGATCGCGAACGTGTCGTTGCCGACCATCGCGGGTAACCTGGGTGTCAGCTCCAACCAGAGCACCTGGGTGATCACCTCGTTCGCGGTGAGCAACGCGATCGCCCTGCCGCTGACCGGCTTCCTCACCCGTCGTTTCGGTGAGACCAAGCTGTTCGTATGGGCGACGCTGTTGTTCTCGCTCGCGTCGTTCCTGTGCGGCATCGCCCAGAGCATGACCATGCTGATCGTGTTCCGCGCCATTCAGGGCGCGGTCGCGGGACCGATGTACCCGATCACGCAGTCGCTCCTGATCTCGATCTACCCACCGGCCAAACGAGGCATGGCGCTGGCGTTGCTGGCGATGGTCACCGTCGTCGCGCCCATCGCGGGTCCGATCCTCGGTGGCTGGATCACCGACAACTACACCTGGCCGTGGATCTTCTTCATCAACGTGCCAATCGGCATCTTCGCCAGCTTCGTCGTGGCGAACCAGATGAAGGGCAGGCCGGAAGTCACCGAGAAGCCCAAGATCGATTACGTGGGCCTCATCACGCTGATCATCGGCGTGGGCGCGCTGCAGGTGGTGCTCGACAAGGGCAACGACGAGGACTGGTTCTCATCCACCTTCATCGTGGTCACCGCGATCATCGCCGCGATCGGTCTGGCCGTGTTCCTGATCTGGGAGCTCACCGACAAGGATCCGATCGTCAATCTGAAGCTCTTCAGACATCGCAATTTCGCGATGGGCACCTTGTGTCTGGTGCTGGCGTACGCGGCGTTCTTCGCCATCGGTCTGCTGGTGCCGCAGTGGTTGCAGCGAAACGTCGGGTACACGTCGACATGGGCGGGTCTCGCGGCGGCGCCGCTCGGCATCATCCCGGTGATCCTGACGCCGTTCGTCGGACGCTATGCGCACAAGTTCGACCTGCGCGTGCTGGCCTCGGGTGCGTTCATCGTCATGGGTGCGACGTGCTTCATGCGCTCGGACTTCTATCTCGACATCAACTTCTACAGTGTCGCGATGGTCCAGCTGATTCAGGGCCTGGGCGTGGCGTTGTTCTTCATGCCGGTGCTGAGCATCTTGCTGTCGGACCTGCAGCCTCGTGAGATCGCGGCGGGCTCCGGTCTGGCGACCTTCCTGCGCACGCTGGGCGGCAGCTTCGCGGCGTCGCTGACCACGTTCCTGTGGGATCACCGTGCCATCGTCCACCACGAGCGGCTGGCGGAGAACTTCACACCGTTCAATCCGACGACGCAGGATGCGCTCACCCAGATCGGCCGTGGCGACCCGCAGTACGCGGTGTCTTCGGTCAACGCGATGATCACCAATCAGGCCTATCAGATCTCGTTCAACGAGGTGTTCTACCTGCTCGGTTTCGTGTTCGTCGCACTGATCTTCGTCGTATGGCTGGCGAAGCCGCCGTTCGCGGCCAAGGCAGGGCCGGCCGCTTCGGGACACTGA